The DNA region GAAAGCTTCCTTCGGAAAACGGATATTCAGGATATCCTGGTGAATTACCTTTATGTTCGCGTAGTGTCCGGTTTTCCGCTTCAGAATCTCGACGAAGGCCGGGTCGTATTCGACAGCCACTACCTTTTGTGCTTTTTGGCATAACTCGGCCGTTAATGCCCCTTGGCCGGCCCCCAGCTCCAGCACCGTATCCCCTTCCGAAATACCGGCCATGGCGACGATCTCCCGAATGAGCTTCCGGTTATGCAACAAATGCTGTGCCAAGTCATTGGGAGGTTCTCCTCGTTTTAATCGGGTTTGGTTAGGTTTTTTAATTTTTCGGCTCACTTGCGCTCATCCCTTCGCAAAACGTCGCAGCTTCCCAGCCTGCGGCCGGAGCAAAGGGAGTCAGCACGTAAAAAAGCCCGAATGTGCAGCGAAAACAATCCCTCCCCAGCCGGGAAAAGATCATTTAAGCACGCAAAAAAGAAGGCAGATGCCCCACCTTCCCTTCAAACCGTTACGATTGTATGCAGAAAAAAGGCAGACTGAACCCGTTGCTCCGCCTCGCAGGCAGAGCGCTTGAACGTTATTTAATTGTTCAATTCGCGGCGGTTCAGTCTGTCGTTTATCACACGTGATGCTCCTTTCCGTAAAAATCCACATTTTGGACAACAAAAAACACAGGCAGTTCTCTGCCTGTGCAAGCCGTAATCGGGTGCGGAAAATAAACCTCCCCGCGATTCGCTGGGGAAAGCTTCTTTTCCAGATGCATATCAAATGACAGGTTACCGCATGGGCAGACCAATCCCGATTACTCCGCTACAGGCAGAATGTCAAGAAAACCGTGTAAGCGCACGTTTTTCTTATCGGGAAAAATCTATCACACGTAACCCTCCGTTCAACTAAGATATGAGAAAGAATAGCATAGAAACTAGGAAATATCAAATTTTCGCCGGCTCCGCCTCAACCAGCCGATGCCGATACCATTTTGTCCCGTAGAACCGGCGCAGGAAGATGGCTCCCCGGATTCCCCATTCAATATTCATGGCCAGCCATACGCCGATGACGCCAAACGGCAGGACGACGCCCAAAATGTAGCCAAGCACGACGCGGAACAGCCACATGGACAGCATCGACACGACCGAAGTATATTTGGCATCGCCCGCCGCCCGCAAGGCTGATGGGGTAATAAAGCTGATCGACCACAACGGAATTTGCATGATCGTGTTGATCAGGATAATCGCAAAGATTTCGCCCACGATTTCCGCGGGCGGATGAAACAGCGACACCAGCGGGTGAAACAGCGGCAGGATGATTAGCCCCATGACGATGAACGTGGCCGACGACAGCCAGATGAAGGAGCGCGTCAATTTTTTGGCGTCCCCAACGTCTCCCCGCCCGATGCACTGCCCCACCACGGTGACGATGGCGATCGACAAGGCGTTGGCCGGAATTTGCACCACGCCCGCCAGCGACGAGCTAATCGCATTGGCTGCGATCGCGTAAGTTCCCAGGCTGACGATAAAAATTTGCGTCAGGATCTTCCCGCCGTTAAAAAACATCTGCTCTGCGGCAAACGGCAGGCCGATGGACATGATTTTTTTCAGCATCCCCCAGTTGGCCATCAACATGTCCCGGATCCGAATGTGCAGAGCAGCGTCCACCCTGACCAAATAATAAATCGCGCAGGCGGCGGCCAAATACCGCGAAACATTGACGGCTATGGTCATCCCGAACACGCCCATGTCGGCCAGATTAATGAACACGAAGTTCAGCAGGACGTAAGATAAGTTCATGATCAGCGACAGAAAAAGCGATGCCCGCGACCTCCCTATGCCCCGCAGCACCCCGCACACCGCCTCGACGATCGCAATCCCGCAAAAGGAAACGCTGCTGCCGATCAAGTATGTTTTGGCGTTGCTGAACACGTCGGCCTCCGCGGAACCGAACAGCAGGTTCAAGGTCGGATTATGAAGCAAAATAATCAGCAAGCTGATCGCCAGCGCCAGCAAAAATACCGAGGAGACCGAGCCGGCCGCCGATTTGGACACCATTTGATCGTTCCGGTTTCCTTTGTACTGCGCCACCACGACGGTGCCCCCGGTCGCGACGCCGACAAAAACGTTGATCAAAAAAATGTTCAGCGAATCGACCATATTGACGGCGCTGACCGCGGCGACGCCGGAGGAACTGATCATCGCCGTGTTGACCAGATTGAGTCCGACGATAAACGCCTGGTCGATCAGGATCGGAATGATCAAGGCGATAATCTGCCGGTAATCCATCGATTCGGCGGAGAAATGTTTGTGCAAAAAACGGTGCGTTTTGGCGCGGATGGCTGCGTTAACCACGTAATCACTTCTTTTTCGTCAAAAATATTTAAAGAGAAAAAATAAAAGACTCTTCAGCGCGAAGAGTTCTATCAGTTACAGCTTATGGATCGTTTTAAATGGTCCGCACAATATTATATCAGCAATCATAAATAAAGGCTCCCCGCTGAAATCGCCCATTTCCCCGTTTATCCGAAAAAAAGAGAGATTAATAGGGACTAATCCCCATTTACCTCTCCGGAGCTTCCGTTTTTAAAGTTCCTCACCTAAAGGCGATGAACAGGGCGAAAATCAGCGCGAGAATCCCCATAGTGATCAACAAATTCGCCGCCTCACGAAAAACTCCCCGCACCCCCTCATTTAGAAGCCGCTGTTCTTTTTCCTTGAATTTAAGCTTGGCTGCCTCTTCATCCATCGAATTCAAAAAAGGCCGCTGATCGCCGCCGTAAAATTCCACGTTCTCTCACTCTCCTGATTCAAGATGGGCTCCGAACATTCAATCTTTAGCCCCATGATATCATAAAAAGGAAAACTGCGCCTCCACCTGCAGTAGTGAGTCAAAGGGGCGATTCTCCGAGCTTTCGCCCCGAGAACCGCCCCGTTCGTCACTTATTTCTCAACCGGAATCGTTACTTCGAGTTCTTTGATGTAAGTTTTGTCGCCACGGCTGTAAGTTCCGTTGCTGTCTTTGCCCTGTCCGACAACGCTCCAGTCGTTTTTATTCACCGTGAGGGTAAACGGTTTGATGGTGATCGACTTCGGCGTCCCGTTAAACGGGCTGTACAGCTCGTCAACATGGTATTCGGTTTCGGGCTCGCTGTGGAAATATCCGAACTTATTCTGGTCCAGCAGGTTGCCCTGATCGTCGACAATATCGTAATACATCATGCTGGCGATATAATCGCCGGTTTGCTCCGCGGACCTCGGCACCTTCCCGGTGCTGTCGATGACCAGTCGGGTGGTTACAGGCGTAAGCTTAAGCTGCTTTACCGTGTAACTGAAATCCTCGTAGGTTTTGGTGGCATTTGGCTGCAGTAAGATGGCATTGTCCGTGATTTTGACCGGAACTTTAAATTCAAACGGCTCGTCGATCCGCGTTACTTCGGCTCGAATCGTCAATTCAAATTCGTCGCCCCAGTTCACTTCCGGGTTCTCGCCCACCGACATCTCGACTTCGTACGCATTTTCACGTTTCCCAGTATCCCCAAACCCGCCAAATCGTGCCGGTTCACCATTAATAAGAACATCTACATTACTTACGTAGCCCTTCTCCTGCTCTTCCTCAGGAACAACCTTAGGCGCATCACCATACACAATAACTCCCTCTGTTCTAGGGTATGGGGAAGCTGTCCCCTCAAGATCCACGCCTTCCCGGTCCAGCATAAAGGACAGTCTTGTCCCGTCATACAATAGATCGCTCAGTTTCAGCGTCACCCCGTCATGCGTTACGCTCAGGTTCGGGGCTTTGACGATTCCCTGATCCATTGCAGTCTTCACGGACTCTTCAGTAGTCCCCTTAAAAAGCGTACTGAACACCGGAACTTGCTTTAAAGCCTCGGCCATCGCCGGGGACACGAATCCCGAGCCGATGATCCCTCCCCCGAGAATAGCGGCGGCCGAAGCGGCAACTACGGTCCGTTTCCATACTTTCCTATTGTTTGCAGCGTGTTTTCTCGTTCTGCTCATATTCATCTCTCCAATTTTGTCGATAATTTCACCGCTCATGCTTGTTTTCGGCATCGCCGAATGACGAATCATTCGTTCGATCGCCTCCATTTCAGCGGACTCCGTTCGATCCGGCAAACGTCCCATGGGCCAACACTCCTTTTTCAGTGGCTTTTTCCATCAGCTTTTTGCGTATTCGCTCATACTTTTTGCGCAAAGTCGCCGGCTTGATTCCCATCACTTCGCCAATCTCCTCAAAACGGTATTGTTCTACCGACTTGAGCAGCAGGATATGGCGTTCCTCCGCCGTCAGATACGTTAATAGTTCCTCTACCGCCGACTGATGCGGAGAGATCTCCGGCACCGGATGCTGTTCCTGGCAGCGGTCGATCAATTTCAACAATCGGGCCTGCTTCTTCTTCATATTGATCAAATGATGGTAGGCTACCTTGTACAGCCAGGCGGAAAACGAAACTTGATTGCTGTACTGATGAAGATTCATATAGGCCCTGATAAAAATCTCCTGAACCGCGTCCTTTGTTTCCTCGTGATTGCGCAAAATGTAATAACAATACGTATACATTTGCCGTTCAAACCGTTGAATAATGGGAGCGTAAGCCTCTTTATCGCCAGCTTTCACGCGCTCAATCAGCGCTTCGATTTTTAGGTTCCGATCCGTCGTTTCCCCGGGGATGACTGGTTGCAAAAAGCTCACCTCCTTTGCTGTTTACACCTATATAACAACCCGAAAATGCCGTTTTGTGACATGCCCCTCAATTTTGGCGTGAATCTCAAAAAAAAGGCCCGGATGAGGCCAACTTTTGCAAAGTGGCCATCATTCGGGTCCATCGGATGTAGATGTGAGAAACTCCGGCGAAAAACAAAAGGGCAAAAAATGACGTTATTTCAGCGATATCCCCCATTGATAGAGAAATAGCGTAAATTTATGTCGCTATATTCTCGAATCGCCAGGAAATGCCCGCGATCTGCACCATTCATAGGATAATAAGGACAAAAAATGCCGCTAATGGGGATGGGCATGATCTTATCCGGATAATAAGTACATAAAGTGCCGCTATTTTTGAAGGATGATGGTTAGTTAACCCAATGGTATTGGAATTGATATTGGTAACGGGGTCATGGTCATGCCATCAAGCGCCCAAACGCCGATTTTTAAGGTGAATCAATCTTTTGGGCGCTCAAGTCCTGGAATAGCGCATTTTTAGCGTTATCTTAAGCTGTGTGCATTCCACAACCTGACATGAAGCCATCCGCTTCATGAATTGCGCTGGGCTGCGATTTTTTCGGCCAGTTCGTTCAAATACGTCCAGCGCTCCATAAGGCGTTCCAGCTCCGCTTCAGCTTCCTCCTGCTGCTTCATCAGCTCCTGCAGCCGGGCAGCGTCGCTCGCCGCCGCTTCCATTTCCCCGGCAATATCCGCCAGGCGCTGCTCGGCCGCTTCGATCGTCGCCTCGATCGTTTCAAATTCCCGCTGTTCATTATAGCTGAATTTCAGCTTGTCGCCGCGGGAAGCGCCGCGGTAGTTCGAGGCGTCTGCTCCCGCTGCCGCGTCCGAATGGCCGGTTCCCGATCCCGATGGATCGGACGAACCGCTCCCTGCGGAAGCTTTCGCCCCGCCGGCCGCCGGCTTGCCCGCTCCGGCACCGGATCCCGGCTTGCCCGGTCCGCCGCCAGCTGCGGTCTTGCTTAATCCGCCGCCGCTTGCCCGCAGCCGCTCCTCATAGTCGCTGTAGTCCCCGACATGCACGGCCACCACGCCGCCGCCTTCGAACGCCATGATTTTATCGACGGTCCGGTCCAGGAAATAGCGGTCATGGGAGACGACGAATACGGCGCCCGGGAACTCGTCCAAATACGCCTCCAGGACGGTCAGGGTCTGAATATCGAGATCGTTTGTCGGCTCGTCGAGGAGCAGCACGTTCGGCGCGCCCATCAGCACGCGCAGCAAATACAAACGCCGCTTCTCGCCGCCCGACAGCTTGGATATCGGCGTCCACTGCATGTCCGGCGGAAACAAAAAACGCTCGAGCATCTGCGCCGCGGTAATCCGCGTCCCGTCGGCGGTGGCGACGACCTCCGCAGCTTCCTTGATATATTCGATCACCCGCTGTTTACCGTCCATCTCCTGGTGCTCCTGGGTGAAATACCCCAGCTTGACCGTTTGGCCGATCACGATTTCTCCCTGATCCGGCTCGATCCGCCCGGCGATCATGTTCAGCAGCGTCGATTTGCCGCTGCCGTTGGGACCTACGATGCCGACGCGGTCTCCGGGCACCGCCGTATAGGTCAAATCGCCGATCAGCAGCCGGTCCCCGGACGATTTGCGGATCCCGTGAATCTCCACGATTTTGCGCCCGAGGCGCGTGGAAGCGACCGAAATATCAAGCGCATCGCTTTTGTATTCGGTTTTCGCCGCCTGCAGTTGCTCAAACCGTTCGATCCGCGCCTTTTGCTTCGTCGAGCGGGCCTTCGCCCCGCGCCGAATCCAGGCCAGTTCAGTGCGCAGCAAATTTTGCCGCTTCTGCTCGGATGCGGCTTCCCGTTCCTCGCGTTCGCTTTTCAGCTCCAAGAACCGGCTGTAATTCGCCTCGTAGCGGAACAGCCGCCCGTGATCGAGCTCCAGCATGACGTTGCAGACCCGGTCGAGAAAATAGCGGTCATGGGTAATGAGCAGCAGCGCCCCGCGCCGCTTCTGCAAATAAGTTTCCAGCCAGGCCACGGAATCGTTGTCGATATGGTTCGTCGGTTCGTCCATAATGAGCAGCTCGGACGGAACGATCAGCGCGGAGGCAAGCGCCACCCGTTTCCGCTGCCCGCCGGACAAGGTGCCCATCTTTTGGCCAAAATCGCCGATCCCCAGCTTGGACAACACGCTTTTGGCGTCGCTGACCAGCGTCCAGGCCTGCAGCCGGTCCATCTCCTGGGCCAGCCGCGTAAGCTCCGCCTGCCGGGCGGCATCCTCCGGGCTTTGCTCCAGCGCTTCCTCGGCCTCCATATAAGCGGACACCACCTGCAGCTCGGGCCCCCCGCCTTGAAACACCCCGCGCAGGACGGAAATTTCCGGATCGTATTGCGGGTTTTGCGCGAGGAAATTCACCCGTACATCCCGGTTTATGGCAATACGTCCGTCATCGGCCGCTTCCAGCCCGGCAATCACCCGCAGAAACGTCGATTTGCCCGTACCGTTGACGCCGATGACGCCGATTTTGTCGTTTTCCTCCATGCCGAAGGAGACGTCCTGAAACAGCACTTTTTCTCCATAGGTTTTCGTGATATGTTCGACGGTTAGTATATTCATGCCTGATCCCTACTTTATATTTAGATGTCGTTCAAAAAGTCAGCTTTTGATCACGAAGCAAGACCATGGAGCGTATCGGCATCGAATCTTGAATTCAGCCGGGCCAAGCTTATGCTTTCGAAGCATGTTTCCTTCGGAAACATTTCAGGTGCTCACGTACCCAAAACGTACGCTCCGCTCCTGACGTCCCTAGCTTCATCCGACCTACAGCGTTTAGAAAAAACGCACATCGAAAGCATACGCTTCGATGCTGAAAAGCCGACTTTTTTGAACTCGCAATTTATAGTATCATACCGATTCCTAGGGCCAGCCCGCCTGCGGCCAGGGAACTGAGCAGATTCACCGCATCGTTGTTCATCCAGCGGAAGCCGCGCACCGGCACGGTCTCCCGGCCGCAATGGGAAGCGACCTCAACCTCTTTGCCGCAAACGCTGCAGCGGTGCATCCACTGCACCGTCGCCCCAAGCCAGGAGTCGGCAAACGCGCCGAACAAACCGGACAGGCCGCCGATCAGCGCCCAGCGCACAAGCCCAAATGCGCCGGTGCCAGTGCCAGTGCCAGTGCCAGCGGGCTCGCCGCCCGCCGCATCCCCCGTCCAGGCAAGCAGCAGCCAGGCCCCACCGCCGATGAAGACGGCCCCGGCCAGCGCCGCAGCGCTGCCGAGCAAGGTCACGCCGCCCGACGTTCCCGGAGGGATTCGCCGTCCGGTCACAATGGAGCGCGGCGCCGTACGGCTAAGGCCGCCCAGTTCGGTCGCCCAGGTGTCCGCGGTGACCGCGGCCATCGTGCCGACAAAAAACCAGCCCCAGCCCGGGTCCGGCCAAATCCAGTTGCCCAGGCAAGCCAGCATGCCGAGCCCGCCGTTCGCCAGCACCTGCCCGGCGTCCCGGCGCCCGCTTTTGGCGTAGGAGCGCTCCAATTCCTCCTTGCGGTCGCCGCGATAATGAGACAGCACGGACGAGCTGATGAAAAACAGCAACAGCAGGCCAAACCAAAACAGGCTGCCCGCGCCGTAATACACCGTCCCCATCACCGCAGCCGCAACCATCCCCGACAGGGACAACGAACGTTTCAGGTAAGCCGCCCCAGACACAAGCAGGGCGCATAGCGCCCCTACGATCCAATCCATCATCATCATGTTGCCGACGGGCCGGTTTCAATCACGCAGCTGCCGAGCGTCCGCGAACCGTACGCCAGTTCCAGCTTGTCCCCCTGACAGGCAGGCCCCACTCCTTCGGGCGTTCCCGTAAAAATAAGGTCCCCTGCGCCCAGCCCGTAATGTTCGGCGATGTAATCCACGATCTGCTGCAAAGAAAAAATCATCCGGCTGATGTTGCCGCGCTGCACGATTTCCCCGTTTTTGCGCAGCACGAAGTCCTCCTGCGCGGTTTCGGCGGCTCCGGGGAAGGCGATGTAAGGCGTGAGCGGCGCGGAATGGAGGAACCCTTTCGCCGCCGTCCAGGGATGGCCTTTCTTCTTAAGCTCGCTTTGCACGTCCCGCAGCGTAAAATCGATGCCGAACGCCATCGCGTCCACCAGTTCGTCGACCGTTATGCCCGGCTCATAGCCGCGGCCGATCCGCAGTACGAGTTCAGCTTCGTAATGCACTTCTCCCCGGTCCGCCGGCAGCGCGATTCCGCTCCCGTCCATCACGGTTACGGCGTGGGACGGCTTCAGGAAAATCATCGGCTCGGCCGGGACGTCGTTGCCCAGTTCCTCCGCGTGCGCCCGGTAATTCCGGCCGACGCAAAATACGTTAGCGATCAATTTGTTCATCATGGCATTTCCTCCAATTTAAAATAGCCGTACGCCAAACATCCGGACGGTTCGTACACAGCAGGATACCGGGGTGAAGCGCCGCAACCTTCCGCAGCAGCCGCACTTCGTCCATCGTCCAGGCCATCACCTCGATCCCGCGCTTTGACGCCTTGTCCGCAAGCTCCGCCGTTAAGGCGCGGTAATGGATGGACAGGAAACTGCAGCGCAGAAGCTGCAGCCGAAGCAGCAGGTCTTTCGGATAATGGTCGATGATCAGACCGGTGCGGATGCCGCGGCCGATTTCTCTGATTTT from Paenibacillus macerans includes:
- a CDS encoding RNA polymerase sigma factor, yielding MQPVIPGETTDRNLKIEALIERVKAGDKEAYAPIIQRFERQMYTYCYYILRNHEETKDAVQEIFIRAYMNLHQYSNQVSFSAWLYKVAYHHLINMKKKQARLLKLIDRCQEQHPVPEISPHQSAVEELLTYLTAEERHILLLKSVEQYRFEEIGEVMGIKPATLRKKYERIRKKLMEKATEKGVLAHGTFAGSNGVR
- a CDS encoding DUF4179 domain-containing protein yields the protein MGRLPDRTESAEMEAIERMIRHSAMPKTSMSGEIIDKIGEMNMSRTRKHAANNRKVWKRTVVAASAAAILGGGIIGSGFVSPAMAEALKQVPVFSTLFKGTTEESVKTAMDQGIVKAPNLSVTHDGVTLKLSDLLYDGTRLSFMLDREGVDLEGTASPYPRTEGVIVYGDAPKVVPEEEQEKGYVSNVDVLINGEPARFGGFGDTGKRENAYEVEMSVGENPEVNWGDEFELTIRAEVTRIDEPFEFKVPVKITDNAILLQPNATKTYEDFSYTVKQLKLTPVTTRLVIDSTGKVPRSAEQTGDYIASMMYYDIVDDQGNLLDQNKFGYFHSEPETEYHVDELYSPFNGTPKSITIKPFTLTVNKNDWSVVGQGKDSNGTYSRGDKTYIKELEVTIPVEK
- a CDS encoding fumarylacetoacetate hydrolase family protein gives rise to the protein MNKLIANVFCVGRNYRAHAEELGNDVPAEPMIFLKPSHAVTVMDGSGIALPADRGEVHYEAELVLRIGRGYEPGITVDELVDAMAFGIDFTLRDVQSELKKKGHPWTAAKGFLHSAPLTPYIAFPGAAETAQEDFVLRKNGEIVQRGNISRMIFSLQQIVDYIAEHYGLGAGDLIFTGTPEGVGPACQGDKLELAYGSRTLGSCVIETGPSAT
- a CDS encoding DUF92 domain-containing protein, encoding MDWIVGALCALLVSGAAYLKRSLSLSGMVAAAVMGTVYYGAGSLFWFGLLLLFFISSSVLSHYRGDRKEELERSYAKSGRRDAGQVLANGGLGMLACLGNWIWPDPGWGWFFVGTMAAVTADTWATELGGLSRTAPRSIVTGRRIPPGTSGGVTLLGSAAALAGAVFIGGGAWLLLAWTGDAAGGEPAGTGTGTGTGAFGLVRWALIGGLSGLFGAFADSWLGATVQWMHRCSVCGKEVEVASHCGRETVPVRGFRWMNNDAVNLLSSLAAGGLALGIGMIL
- a CDS encoding MATE family efflux transporter, which codes for MDYRQIIALIIPILIDQAFIVGLNLVNTAMISSSGVAAVSAVNMVDSLNIFLINVFVGVATGGTVVVAQYKGNRNDQMVSKSAAGSVSSVFLLALAISLLIILLHNPTLNLLFGSAEADVFSNAKTYLIGSSVSFCGIAIVEAVCGVLRGIGRSRASLFLSLIMNLSYVLLNFVFINLADMGVFGMTIAVNVSRYLAAACAIYYLVRVDAALHIRIRDMLMANWGMLKKIMSIGLPFAAEQMFFNGGKILTQIFIVSLGTYAIAANAISSSLAGVVQIPANALSIAIVTVVGQCIGRGDVGDAKKLTRSFIWLSSATFIVMGLIILPLFHPLVSLFHPPAEIVGEIFAIILINTIMQIPLWSISFITPSALRAAGDAKYTSVVSMLSMWLFRVVLGYILGVVLPFGVIGVWLAMNIEWGIRGAIFLRRFYGTKWYRHRLVEAEPAKI
- a CDS encoding ABC-F family ATP-binding cassette domain-containing protein, translating into MNILTVEHITKTYGEKVLFQDVSFGMEENDKIGVIGVNGTGKSTFLRVIAGLEAADDGRIAINRDVRVNFLAQNPQYDPEISVLRGVFQGGGPELQVVSAYMEAEEALEQSPEDAARQAELTRLAQEMDRLQAWTLVSDAKSVLSKLGIGDFGQKMGTLSGGQRKRVALASALIVPSELLIMDEPTNHIDNDSVAWLETYLQKRRGALLLITHDRYFLDRVCNVMLELDHGRLFRYEANYSRFLELKSEREEREAASEQKRQNLLRTELAWIRRGAKARSTKQKARIERFEQLQAAKTEYKSDALDISVASTRLGRKIVEIHGIRKSSGDRLLIGDLTYTAVPGDRVGIVGPNGSGKSTLLNMIAGRIEPDQGEIVIGQTVKLGYFTQEHQEMDGKQRVIEYIKEAAEVVATADGTRITAAQMLERFLFPPDMQWTPISKLSGGEKRRLYLLRVLMGAPNVLLLDEPTNDLDIQTLTVLEAYLDEFPGAVFVVSHDRYFLDRTVDKIMAFEGGGVVAVHVGDYSDYEERLRASGGGLSKTAAGGGPGKPGSGAGAGKPAAGGAKASAGSGSSDPSGSGTGHSDAAAGADASNYRGASRGDKLKFSYNEQREFETIEATIEAAEQRLADIAGEMEAAASDAARLQELMKQQEEAEAELERLMERWTYLNELAEKIAAQRNS